A single window of Solea solea chromosome 9, fSolSol10.1, whole genome shotgun sequence DNA harbors:
- the rnf11b gene encoding RING finger protein 11b — protein MGNCLKSPTSDDISLLHESQSDRASYGDGADPDQEPPPPYQEQIHVPVYHPTPSQARLATQLTEEEQVRIAQRIGLIQHLPKGVYDLGQDGSEKKIRECVICMMDFVYGDPIRFLPCMHIYHMDCIDDWLMRSFTCPSCMEPVDAALLSSYETN, from the exons ATGGGAAACTGTCTGAAGTCTCCGACCTCGGATGATATTTCTTTGCTACATGAATCTCAGTCAGACCGGGCCAGCTACGGAGACGGTGCTGACCCAGACCAGGAACCACCACCACCCTACCAG GAGCAGATCCATGTACCTGTTTATCACCCAACACCAAGCCAAGCCAGACTGGCCACTCAgctgacagaggaggagcaggttcGCATCGCCCAGCGCATTGGACTCATCCAGCACCTTCCAAAGGGCGTGTATGACCTCGGGCAGGATGGCTCTGAAAAGAAGATTAGAGA GTGCGTCATCTGTATGATGGACTTTGTGTACGGAGACCCTATCCGGTTCCTGCCCTGCATGCACATCTACCACATGGACTGTATAGATGACTGGCTGATGAGGTCCTTCACCTGCCCCTCCTGCATGGAGCCTGTGGACGCTGCACTGCTTTCCTCCTATGAGAccaactga